The sequence below is a genomic window from Selenomonas ruminantium subsp. lactilytica TAM6421.
AGTTGATGACGATAATGCCCTTAGCCGTAGCAGCCGGGATATCAATATTATCCACACCGACACCGGCACGGCCGATAATCTTCAGCTTCTCAGCCCGGTTGATGACTTCAGCCGTCACCTTGGAAGCTGAACGCACCATCAAAGCATCATACTGGGGAATAACCTCCAGAAGCTCTTCAGCAGAAATCTTATCCCGCACATCAACTTCAAATTCCTTCTGCAAGAGCTCAATGCCCTTGGGCGAAATACCATCAGCAGCCAAAACCTTCATATCAATCGCTCCTTAAAATCAAAATCAATCACTACTCCATTATAAGGTATCCACATTATAGTATCAAGTGTGTTTTACAGAAAAACACAATTTATTTTTTTTAGCATCTTTTTTAAATTTTTTTCGTAAAATATAAACAATATAACAACAAATTATAACTCATCATACTAATATCAAGAAGATAAACCGTAAATTGTCCATATTTTACAATAATCTATATCTATTATTCTAATTAGTTATGGTATGGGAAAAAAATCACGTTATTCATTGACAAAGCCATAATTAGCACCTATACTATGCTTGTGATGTTAAATTTTGTGATGCTCGAAAAACATAGAATTTACGCGACCTCCAAAGCTTTCATATTATGTTTTTCCGGCTCATCACAGATAAAGACGCATAATTGATTTTTATGCGTAAATAACTCAGAGGAGAGTGTTTAGTTATGGCAAAGAAACCCGTAAAAATCATGGAGACTGTCCTGCGTGATGGTCACCAGTCCCTTTGTGCCACTCGCATGCGCATCGAGGATATGCTTCCCCAGCTGAAAGCCCTCGATGAAGTGGGTTACAAAGCCTTGGAAGCCTGGGGCGGTGCTACTTTCGATACCTGCCTGCGCTTTTTGGGTGAAGATCCCTGGGAACGCCTGGATACGCTGAAGGCCAATCTCAAGACGCCGATCCAGATGCTCCTGCGCGGCCAGAATCTTCTCGGCTATAACCACTACTCCAACGACGTTGTAGAAAAGTTCGTACAGCATGCTTCTGCTCACGGTATCGGCGTATTCCGTATTTTCGATGCCCTGAACGATGTCCGCAATCTGAAGGTTGCCATCGAAGCAGCACTGGCTTGCCCGGAAAAGCCGGAAGTACAGGGATGCCTGGTCTACACCATCAGCCCGGTTCACACCAACGAGAAATTCGTGGAACTGGCCAAGGAATTGCAGGATATGGGCTGCCATTCCGTCTGCATCAAGGATATGTCCGGCCTCTTGAAACCGTATGTTGCGGAAGATCTGGTCAAGAAACTCAAAGCCGCTCTGGACATTCCTGTGGAACTGCACACGCATTGCACCTCCGGTTTCGGCCATGCCACTTACCTCAAAGCCATCGAAGCCGGCGTAGATATCATCGACACGGCTCTGGCTCCGTTCTCCTCTGATACTTCCCAGCCTTGCACGGAAACCATGGTTCGCGCTTTGGAAGGCACGGAATACGATACGGGCATTGACGTGCAGAAGCTCACGCCGATTTCCAAGCACTTCCTCGAAGTCAAGAAACGCGTCATCAACGAATTCAACCTCAAAGGTTATTTCGATATCAACCCGAATGTACTGGACTTCCAGATTCCGGGCGGCATGCTCTCCAACCTGGCTAACCAGCTCAAGGAAGCCGGCATGGAAGACAAATATCAGGAATTGCTGGATGAAATGCCCCGTGTACGTAAAGACCTGGGCTATCCGCCGCTCGTTACGCCGTCTTCCCAGATTGTGGGCACCATGGCAACCTTCAATGTCATGAGCGGCGAACGCTATAAGATGGTTCCGACAGAATTCAAGGATCTGGCCCGCGGCAAATTCGGCCGTACGCCGGTTCCCGTCGACAGAGATTTCCTCACCAAGACGCTGGGCATTGCTCCGGAAGATA
It includes:
- a CDS encoding pyruvate carboxylase subunit B, with product MAKKPVKIMETVLRDGHQSLCATRMRIEDMLPQLKALDEVGYKALEAWGGATFDTCLRFLGEDPWERLDTLKANLKTPIQMLLRGQNLLGYNHYSNDVVEKFVQHASAHGIGVFRIFDALNDVRNLKVAIEAALACPEKPEVQGCLVYTISPVHTNEKFVELAKELQDMGCHSVCIKDMSGLLKPYVAEDLVKKLKAALDIPVELHTHCTSGFGHATYLKAIEAGVDIIDTALAPFSSDTSQPCTETMVRALEGTEYDTGIDVQKLTPISKHFLEVKKRVINEFNLKGYFDINPNVLDFQIPGGMLSNLANQLKEAGMEDKYQELLDEMPRVRKDLGYPPLVTPSSQIVGTMATFNVMSGERYKMVPTEFKDLARGKFGRTPVPVDRDFLTKTLGIAPEDIIEDCSVEDAKATTFAEFEAELKEKGFLNPSEEDVLSYALFPQVAEEFFQKHYQKVTAYKRS